AGCGACAATAATCGTACCACAATGGGTCTCAGAACTCGTCGATGCGTCATAAAGGACCGCACCCATCTGGGTGCGGTCCTGCGTGTCTTGCCCGGTTAGACGGGAAGGAATGCCCTTCCCACCTGCATCAGTTCGACGGTGTGGTGTCTTGTTTCATTTGGTCATTGTTCATATTGCCGTGCTTCATACCGCCGACCATCGGATTGCGCTTCAAGTCGACTGGAATCTCGACCGTCATTTCGCCAGCTTTTTCGAATACAAGCGTGACACTGATTGTCGATCCGTCCTCGAACGGCTGGTTCAGCCCCATGAACATCACATGGTCGCCGCCACGCTCAAGCGCGTGCATCCCGCCTGCAGCAACCGGAAAGCCTTCTTCGACTTCCATCATTTGCATGATACCGTCAGCAGTTTCCTTATGGGTGTGCAATTCAACCCGCTTGGCCACATCCGATTTTGCTGCAATCAGACGATCATCTTTATCGCCATGGTTCATGATCTGAAAAAACGCGGCACCTGCCTTAGCGTTCATTCCCGAAGCGCGTGCGTAGGCGTCTTCGATCGCGATCTCGCTTTCGGCGAACGCAGGCAGGGCAAACAGGGCAGCCGCGGTGGTGGTAAGAATGGTTTTCATAGGGGACATGGTTTTCTTCCTTTAGTCCGTCATAGTGTTGATCTGAAATGAAAAATCATATCAGTACCGGAGGACCTCGGGCAGATGGGGTCAGCGTTGAGCGACCCAGAAAGGATGCACTCTGCAGCGGTGTGATCCGAGTGATCAATCGCGCCACAGGCATGTGAACGACCGGCATATCAAAAGCGGCTGCAAATATCTGCGCCCCATCCGGGCACAAATGAACCGATTCGATGGGTTCACCATCAGGGCCAATCGTGATGGTCTTCATTCCGACACCGGTGCAAACCACCATGTCAATCGCATTACCAACATCAGGGCTGCTGCCGCGCGCGTGCGCCAGCGATATACTGGCGGCGGTCAGCGTCAGTGATAAAGCATATGCAATGACAACACGGATCATAAGCGAAGAGCTATGCTGTCTTTCCCAAGGACACAAGCGACAAAACGTATCAGATCCGGACATACGAAAACCGCCCGAAGCGGCAAGCCTGGGCGGTCTCAATCCGGTCAATCCGGGTCGCGGGTGGGCTTAGGCGGCTGCCAGAGCTTTCGCGACTTCTTTCTTAATCTTCAGCGCGTTGGCCGACAGCTCAACGTCTTTGGCCTTCGCCAGATACGCATCCAATCCACCACGGTGATCTACCGAACGCAGCGCAGCGGCCGAAATGCGCAACTTGAACCCACGGCCCAGTGCTTCCGACTGCAACGTCACATCGTTCAGGTTTGGCAGAAACCGGCGGCGGGTTCTGTTTTTGGCGTGGCTGACATTGTTGCCAGTCATCGGGCCTTTTCCGGTCAATTCGCAAACGCGCGACATGGTCTTTTCCTTGCTCTCTCGGGCCAGATTGGTGAGATGTTCGGCACGCCCTCGCGCCGCTCACGTCCAGCCGGTCAATACAAACGGGCGCCGCACTCGCAGCGCCCCGAATTCCGTCCGCGGTAATTAGACCCCTTCCCCCGGCGCGTCAAGTGAGTCGTGCCCCGGTTCCGGCAGGAATTTCCACCACCCCAAGCAAACCCATTCCTCGCTGTTTCTTCTGGCCCGAAAAATCTTGGGATGAATACGCAGAGCGCAGAGGGGCAAGGCCCCTCCAAGGCTCACATCGTGAGCCGCCGCAGACACCCGCCTCAGTCCTCGCCCAGAAATCCGCCCGACTGCCGATCCCACAATCCCGCATATGTCCCACCTGCCGCCAACAGCTCGTCATGGCTACCGCTTTCGATGATACGGCCCTCGTCTAGGACGACAATCCGGTCCATCTGGGCGATAGTGGACAGGCGGTGCGCGATGGCGATCACCGTCTTGCCCTCCATCATCCCGTAAAGCGTCTTCTGGATTGCGGCCTCGACTTCGCTGTCCAGGGCGGATGTCGCTTCATCCAGCAC
This DNA window, taken from Aliiroseovarius sp. F47248L, encodes the following:
- a CDS encoding copper chaperone PCu(A)C, whose amino-acid sequence is MKTILTTTAAALFALPAFAESEIAIEDAYARASGMNAKAGAAFFQIMNHGDKDDRLIAAKSDVAKRVELHTHKETADGIMQMMEVEEGFPVAAGGMHALERGGDHVMFMGLNQPFEDGSTISVTLVFEKAGEMTVEIPVDLKRNPMVGGMKHGNMNNDQMKQDTTPSN
- the rpmB gene encoding 50S ribosomal protein L28; this translates as MSRVCELTGKGPMTGNNVSHAKNRTRRRFLPNLNDVTLQSEALGRGFKLRISAAALRSVDHRGGLDAYLAKAKDVELSANALKIKKEVAKALAAA